Genomic segment of Nostoc sp. TCL240-02:
AGCAGGCTGAATAATAGCATCACCATAGACCATAAAGCATCTATCCTTAACAGACATAACACTTCCATCATGAATACAGTGGTGACTCTACCGACAGAACAAGCGCCCCAAACATTGGAAAATGTTGGGCGACTTGATCGCCAATTAATTATAATTCTGGACTTCGGCTCTCAATATTCTGAGTTGATTGCCCGTCGCATCCGCGAAACTCAAGTATACTCTGAAGTTTTATCCCATCGCACTACTTCTGAACAATTGCGCCAACTCAATCCCAAGGGAATCATCCTCTCTGGTGGGCCGAGTTCTGTTTATGGTGACAACGCTCCCCATTGTGACCCAGAAATTTGGAATTTGGGAATACCCATCTTGGGTGTTTGCTATGGGATGCAGCTAATGGTAAACCAACTCGGTGGAGAAGTAGCAAAGGCTGACCGAGGTGAGTACGGCAAAGCATCATTATATATTGACGATCCCACAGATTTACTCACTAATGTTGAAGATGGCACTACCATGTGGATGAGTCACGGAGACTCAGTTACCCAAATGCCATCAGGGTTTGAATTGTTGGCACATACAGAAAATACCCCCTGTGCTGCGATCGCCGACCACGAAAGGAAACTTTACGGGGTTCAATTCCATCCAGAGGTAGTACATTCTCTTGGTGGCATAGCATTAATTCGTAATTTTGTCTACCATATCTGCGATTGTGAACCCACTTGGACAACTGCGGCTTTTGTTGAAGAGGCAATTCGGGAAATTCGCAGCAGAGTTGGTGATAAGCGGGTACTTTTGGCGCTATCTGGAGGTGTGGATTCTTCTACCCTGGCCTTCTTGCTCTATAAAGCCATTGGCGAGCAACTAACTTGTGTGTTTATCGATCAAGGCTTTATGCGAAAGTATGAGCCAGAGCGATTGGTAAAGCTATTCCAAGAGCAGTTTCACATTCCTGTAGAGTATGTGAATGCCCGCGATCGCTTTTTGGCTAAAGTTGCTGATGTCACAGATCCTGAAGAAAAACGCCGCCGCATCGGACACGAATTTATCAGCGTATTTGAGGAAACATCCAAACGCCTTGGTCATTTTGACTATTTGGCTCAAGGGACGTTATATCCAGATGTCATCGAATCTGCCGATACCAACGTTGATCCCCAAACTGGTGAGCGGGTAGCGGTAAAAATTAAGAGTCATCACAATGTTGGCGGTTTACCCAAAGACCTAAGATTTAAATTGGTGGAACCACTGCGGAAACTATTTAAAGATGAAGTCCGTAAAGTTGGGCGTTCCATTGGTTTACCGGAAGAAATTGTCCAACGACAACCTTTTCCTGGGCCTGGTTTGGCAATTCGCATTTTAGGGGAAGTTACATCTGAGCGATTAAATATTTTGCGCGATGCCGATTTAATTGTGCGCCAAGAAATTAACCAACGCGGTATGTATCATGATTTCTGGCAAGCGTTTGCTGTATTGCTGCCAATCCGTAGTGTTGGCGTTATGGGCGATCAACGTACTTACGCTTACCCCATCGTCTTGCGAATTGTTACCAGTGAAGATGGCATGACTGCTGATTGGGCCAGAGTCCCTTACGATGTCCTGGAAGTGATTTCCACGCGGATTGTGAATGAGGTAAAAGGGGTGAATCGTGTGGTTTATGACATCACCTCTAAGCCGCCTGGAACCATTGAGTGGGAGTAATTAAGTTTTGAGTTGAGTTAACTAAAAGCTCATCACTCTTTTTGATTATTCAGGTTCTTTACAGTAATTTAGATTCACATATTTTAAATGGCAATGCCGAGCTGACTCGTTTTGAGTTTTGGCATTGTCTATTTTTTTGGCTATAGTTTTGGTAAGCTACTCTACATTTAACTTAAATAGTTATGGCAGGTAGGATGCCCACCCTAGAAGAGCTTGATTTAATTTATGTAATTTAGCTGTTTTTAAATTTATAGCAAAATGTCATAGTTGCTAAATTGAAAATCCCCAGCAAAATCGCAAGTTTTTTGTAATAAAATAGGCAGCAATTATCAAAATAAATTTGTAAAACCGATTATTTGTGAAAGTGAATTTCTAAATATAAATGAATTTAAACACAAATATAATTTTATCCTGTCAAGAAGTATAAATGCCAGCGAATAATTAACCATCAATTAGATGGTGGCTAGACAAATTGAATTATTGTCTAGAAAAATAGGCGCGATCGCAGTAAAATTACTAAGGGTGTGGTAAAAGACAAAAAAACCAGCAGCTCATTAGAAATAACTTTCATTTGATAAACATTTATGGAGATGTTATGGAACCTCCTCTGCCCCTTGCTGGCTTAAACATCCTTGTCGTTGATGATGATGACGATAGCCGCTTTTACATTACTACCGTGTTAGAAGCTGATGGAGCCACCGTTATGGCAGTTCCATCGGCGGCGGTAGCATTGAAAGTACTACCTGAGTTGCAGCCAGATGTCTTAATTTGTGATATTGCTATGCCTGGTGAAGATGGCTACACCCTTATCCGCAAGATCCGGGCGCTGAAACCTGATATTTGGGAAAAACTCCCTGCGATCGCTTTAACTGCTTATGGTGATAGCGAGTATCGTAGCCGTGCCTTGGAAGCGGGTTTTCAGACTCATGTACCTAAACCAGTCGATCCCGGAGAACTAGTTGCGATCGTCGCAGAATTGGTTGCTTCTTATGAGAGTTAATACAAATCTCGTAGAGAGCGTGATTTTGAATTTTGAATTGTTAACTTTCCGCTCTCTCATTTTTTGAATCTGCTCGATTTGAAGCAATATTATGTTTGCCAAAGATTCTAAACTCTACAAATGAGTTTTATTTTCCTTTGTTTATGAGCGATCGCTACTTGAATAAAACCAAAAGGTACGATTACTGCCTTGAACAAGACTGAAACACAAATTTTGTTGTCAGTAAAATTTTCTCCTTTAGTCAGAATTAGAATATTTGTGAGCGCAAATTTGCATGACACTAAATCAAATAAACATTACCACTTTAATAATCTCAATAATACTTATTCCATAAACACTCTAAGTCAAGGGCTTCAGCATTATCTCATGTCCAAAAGCTTACTGCTCTTTACTAGTAGAACAATATCAATTGCTCTTGCTACTGATGTGATGTATAAACTATATGTACCCTGTATTGTCATTTGACAGTTTAACTCATGAGTCAAGAAATTTTTACAGATTCCTCTGCAAACTACAAATTTACTGAAGATAATTTTGCTGTACCAGATGAAGACTTTTCCCTAAAATACTTTGAGGCACAAGTCACAAAATCCGATCTGTACTGGAGTCGCTTTGGTGGTCGTCCAGACTTCTCTGGTAAAGTTGTCCTTGAGATCGGCTGTGGATATGGTGCACTGTGCATTGATGCAGCCATTTCCGGGGCGCGGCGGGTAATCGGTCTTGACCTCATAAGTAGCCGGATCGAATTTGCGCGCAATATCGTCGCAGAACGCTACCCAGAGATTGCCGACAGAATAGAGTTTCATCACTTGGATATTGACAACCTAACGACGCTTGACGGCCAGGTTGATATCGTAATTTCCAAAGATACTTTTGAACACATCATGGGCATAGAGCGAGTTCTTCTTTCAATAAAACGAGTTCTACGGCAAGGGGGCTTACTAATAACTGGTTTTAGCCCACTTTATTACAGTCCTTTTGGCGATCATGGATATCACGCAATCGGAAAGCGCATCAGGCTACCGTGGGCGCATCTCATTATTGGCGATGAGCGTGTTGTTGCAGCTTATAATAAGTACCATCCCGGAATCGAGTGCCATTCGATCTATGACCTTGGACTCAATAAACTCAAGCGCCGCGACTTCCTGAAAGCCTTTGATCAAAGCGGATTTGTGATTGTTAGCGAGACTACAAATGCTTTTGAAGGGGCTTCCAAATTGATGCCGTTGTTTCGCTTTCTGAGTAAAATTCCTGGACTCGAAGACTATACAACAGTCAATATGTACATTATAGCCCGTAAGACCTATTAACTCATCTCTATGGTGTACACACAAGTCCTAAAATCCTTGTTTGGTAAGACACAAGTACTTAGTAGGCAAGGTTTTGAGTTTATTATCAATAGTGTCAGTTTATTGATAATAAACTCAATGGAAAATCAACTATTTTAAAAATAATTTTTCGTTCTTTTCCCTCTATTTTATTCCCAACTCCACTTGTGTGAACACAACTATTTCAATCCAGTTTCAAAGCTAATTTGCTCCGACTTATATGCTGGTGGCTCTACGTGAATTAAAATCCTCACTGGACGGAACCTTTCTTCCAATCGGCTTTCTACTTCTTCGGTGATGCGGTGAGCGGTTTCCACGTCTGATGCATCTACTATTAAATGCATTTCAATAAATACCTGACGACCAAGAACACCGCGAGAAGCAATATCATGACAGTTAATTACACCTGGAACAGAAGTAGCGATCGCATGAATTGCTTCTGGTGCGATCGCCATTTGATCTACAAGCCAAGGCAAATTCTCTTTTAAAACTGACCAGCCACTCCAAAATACCAACAAGGCAACAGGAAAAGCTAACACCAAATCCATCCATTGATAACCTAGCCAAACTCCGATCAAGCCGCCAATTACAGAGATTGTCACCCAAATATCGCTCATGGTATGTGTAGCGTCAGCTATGAGAATAGAGCTACCTACCCGCTTACCAACAGCGCGTTCGTAAAACGCCACAAAAATATTTACGCCTAGGACAATTAGTAATAACCACAACTCCGGTGGCGATATTCTCACAGGTTCGCCACCACCTTTGAGAATTCGTTCGATCGCTCCTTGCAGAATTTCAAAACAGGCGATTCCTAAAAATGAGGCGATTCCTAAAGCTCCCACAGCTTCAAACTTGCCGTGTCCGTAGGGATGCTCGCGATCGGGTTGTGGAGAAGAAAATTTACTTGCAACTAATCCTAAAACGTTGTTGGCGCTATCTGTCACACTATGCAAGGCATCAGCTAGCAAACTCAACGAACCTGTCCAGTAACCCACAACTGCTTTCAATCCCAGTACGAACACGTTGAGTAGTAGGGTAATAATTAAAACTTTTCGTACTTCAGCGCGGTTATCGTAAACCATAGATAATTTATCACATCAAGTTCTATGACTTCTAATGTAGAACTCAAAACATAAATAAACACAAATAAAATGTATCAAAGTCTTACGCAGTAAGAATTAAGTCTCTCTATAGGCTCTATCTTTTATACCATTCTGTTGAGATTCTTTATAGCTAACAGCAGCTACAAGCTTTATAGCTATTAGTAATTGACTTTATAAATAACAGCATATTTTTAGCATTAATTCCAGAAATATTTTAATTAATTTTGTTATTTATACATCCAGTTACTCCAGACAAAATTGTATCTAGAGATATTATGAGACCATCAGAGGTGTATACTTATCTAGAATAAATGATGAGCTTAATAAGTGTTATTTGCTACTTTACAAGGATAAAGAAGCCTGTACTTCATTCAAAAAATGGTCAAAATTTGAGCAGCAAAATCGAAAAATATTTACAGGTTTTGGAATAATTAGTAAACCTAGAGGTGAGTTTTGACGTTTCCTTCGCTAAAAATAAATTAACAAGCCAGAGGGATAAGTGAAAATTTGATCCTCTTACGAGTTTGAGTAAGAGCTTGAGCCATATAATTCCAAAGGTCAATTTTCCTCAGACGGCAAGTTTCAATCATGAATATTATGAGTACCAAAAAACTTACAGGTAAGGTGGCATTGGTAACAGGCGGCTCACGCGGTCTGGGAGCAGCGATCGCTAAACGTCTCGCAAACGATGGTGCAGCCGTCGCTCTCACGTACACTAGCTCGCCGCAAAAAGCCGACGAGGTGGTGCTTGCCATCGAAACGGCAGGTGGTCAAGCCAAGGCTCTTCGCGCCGACAGTGCCAATGTCGAAGCGGTGAAAAACGCTGTTGCCGAGACAGTAAAAGCCTTTGGTCGTCTTGACATCCTCGTGAACAATGCGGGGGTCGCCACTTTAGCCCCAATAGATCAATTCTCAATGGATGATTTTGATCGGCTGATCGCGGTTAACATCAAGGGTGTCTTTGTGGCAACTCAGGAAGCTATCCGCCACATGGGTGAGGGCGGACGGATCGTTATGATTGGCAGTGTCAACAGTGACATAATGCCTTTTGCTGGCGGCTCTGTTTACGCTTTGACCAAGGGTGCGATCGCAAGCTTCACACGCGGTCTTGCCCGCGATCTCGGCCCTCGTGGCATCACGGTGAACAATATTCAACCCGGCCCGATAGACACTGACATGAATCCGGCGGAAGGCCCCTTTGCCGACACGATGAAAAGTATGATTGCCCTCCAACGGTATGGTCGAACTGAAGAAGTCGCCGAGATGGTTTCCTATCTCGCCAGTGCGGAAGCTGGTTTCATTACTGGTGCAAGTCTGAAGATTGATGGTGGCTTTGCAGCCTGATACAGCAGAACCAAGAAAAATCCGATCGTGTAAATATGTCTGGCGACGATATCAGCGCCTGGGGGTGCATCCTCAAAAAATGGGCTTCGCCGCCGTCGATCTCGGCGGCTTCGTCTCTTCTTCCGGTAAGATTAGTACTTATCAATAAGCTTTAATAAAAACTTATGTCTTCAATTCCTCTAACATTGAACCTAATTGAAGGTTCTGTCTCCTTCAGTTTTTCACCCCAAGCAGCACGAGAATTAAAGACAGCGACAGATCAACTGATGGAGCGCCTGAAAGCTGTCGCCGCTAAACCCACTCCTGGCGGTGGTAAAGTCACTCCCCAGCCTCCAATGGAATATCGTTATGCGGGTGAAGTATTTTTAGAAATTTTCTGTAATCCTAATATCTGGCCAACGCCTTTCGCAGCCAAAGTTTTGCTGACTGTCCGCAACGTCAACATCCGCTTGACTACTGAAGCTGAACTTACCCGTATTATTGAAGACATTAATCAATATTTAGAGCAAGTCGGATAATCGTTTATATAATTTTTCTCTGCTTTTAGAGATTTTTTAACAAATAATCCTATACAAATTTGGGATTTTGCGAAAGTTGAGCCAGTTACTTGCTGAGGTCTT
This window contains:
- the guaA gene encoding glutamine-hydrolyzing GMP synthase, which produces MNTVVTLPTEQAPQTLENVGRLDRQLIIILDFGSQYSELIARRIRETQVYSEVLSHRTTSEQLRQLNPKGIILSGGPSSVYGDNAPHCDPEIWNLGIPILGVCYGMQLMVNQLGGEVAKADRGEYGKASLYIDDPTDLLTNVEDGTTMWMSHGDSVTQMPSGFELLAHTENTPCAAIADHERKLYGVQFHPEVVHSLGGIALIRNFVYHICDCEPTWTTAAFVEEAIREIRSRVGDKRVLLALSGGVDSSTLAFLLYKAIGEQLTCVFIDQGFMRKYEPERLVKLFQEQFHIPVEYVNARDRFLAKVADVTDPEEKRRRIGHEFISVFEETSKRLGHFDYLAQGTLYPDVIESADTNVDPQTGERVAVKIKSHHNVGGLPKDLRFKLVEPLRKLFKDEVRKVGRSIGLPEEIVQRQPFPGPGLAIRILGEVTSERLNILRDADLIVRQEINQRGMYHDFWQAFAVLLPIRSVGVMGDQRTYAYPIVLRIVTSEDGMTADWARVPYDVLEVISTRIVNEVKGVNRVVYDITSKPPGTIEWE
- a CDS encoding response regulator, with the translated sequence MEPPLPLAGLNILVVDDDDDSRFYITTVLEADGATVMAVPSAAVALKVLPELQPDVLICDIAMPGEDGYTLIRKIRALKPDIWEKLPAIALTAYGDSEYRSRALEAGFQTHVPKPVDPGELVAIVAELVASYES
- a CDS encoding bifunctional 2-polyprenyl-6-hydroxyphenol methylase/3-demethylubiquinol 3-O-methyltransferase UbiG, producing the protein MSQEIFTDSSANYKFTEDNFAVPDEDFSLKYFEAQVTKSDLYWSRFGGRPDFSGKVVLEIGCGYGALCIDAAISGARRVIGLDLISSRIEFARNIVAERYPEIADRIEFHHLDIDNLTTLDGQVDIVISKDTFEHIMGIERVLLSIKRVLRQGGLLITGFSPLYYSPFGDHGYHAIGKRIRLPWAHLIIGDERVVAAYNKYHPGIECHSIYDLGLNKLKRRDFLKAFDQSGFVIVSETTNAFEGASKLMPLFRFLSKIPGLEDYTTVNMYIIARKTY
- a CDS encoding cation diffusion facilitator family transporter produces the protein MVYDNRAEVRKVLIITLLLNVFVLGLKAVVGYWTGSLSLLADALHSVTDSANNVLGLVASKFSSPQPDREHPYGHGKFEAVGALGIASFLGIACFEILQGAIERILKGGGEPVRISPPELWLLLIVLGVNIFVAFYERAVGKRVGSSILIADATHTMSDIWVTISVIGGLIGVWLGYQWMDLVLAFPVALLVFWSGWSVLKENLPWLVDQMAIAPEAIHAIATSVPGVINCHDIASRGVLGRQVFIEMHLIVDASDVETAHRITEEVESRLEERFRPVRILIHVEPPAYKSEQISFETGLK
- a CDS encoding 3-oxoacyl-ACP reductase family protein translates to MSTKKLTGKVALVTGGSRGLGAAIAKRLANDGAAVALTYTSSPQKADEVVLAIETAGGQAKALRADSANVEAVKNAVAETVKAFGRLDILVNNAGVATLAPIDQFSMDDFDRLIAVNIKGVFVATQEAIRHMGEGGRIVMIGSVNSDIMPFAGGSVYALTKGAIASFTRGLARDLGPRGITVNNIQPGPIDTDMNPAEGPFADTMKSMIALQRYGRTEEVAEMVSYLASAEAGFITGASLKIDGGFAA